The proteins below are encoded in one region of Opisthocomus hoazin isolate bOpiHoa1 chromosome 26, bOpiHoa1.hap1, whole genome shotgun sequence:
- the LOC104330580 gene encoding olfactory receptor 13G1, producing the protein MSQHLFQDSCVEVKVHTTVREDPLCNTTALKHLCYICLSLSVSVFIFDVALHMFWPCCSNVFIFIPTQGSSKQMHPVNLTKVSEFILEGVFDNPHLQGLYIAMSLCFYLTAILSNSFVIIATVVHPPLHTPMYFFISNLAFLDLVGISSVLPKMLENLILGKNTISFEGCVAQLYAFTFSASTELILLTVMSYDRYLAICQPLHYMTMMSKGTCISLMASVWGIGTINSLINTILLAQLDFCGPNLVQNFLCEIPPVLALSCSSTYLSKITVYMADIILGMGNFLLVIFSYCLIIITILKIQGSAGKWKAFSTCSSHLAIVGLFYSTIIYTYIQPTSTAVEKKNKTVSIMYTLVTPILNPLIYSLRNKVIKAAFWKIVPFPKRN; encoded by the coding sequence ATGTCTCAGCACTTGTTTCAGGATTCGTGTGTAGAAGTCAAAGTCCATACCACAGTCAGGGAAGATCCACTGTGCAATACAACTGCTTTAAAACATCTCTGTTACATCTGTCTCTCGCTCTCCGTGTCTGTCTTTATTTTTGATGTTGCATTGCATATGTTCTGGCCATGCTGCagtaatgtctttatttttatacCTACACAGGGTTCATCAAAGCAAATGCATCCAGTCAATCTCACCAAGGTCTCTGAATTCATCCTTGAGGGTGTTTTTGACAACCCTCACCTCCAAGGTCTCTACATTGCAATGTCTTTGTGTTTCTACCTCACTGCTATCCTCAGCAACTCATTCGTCATTATAGCTACCGTTGTCCACCCACCACTTCACACCCCTATGTACTTTTTCATCTCCAACCTGGCTTTCCTTGACTTGGTAGGTATCTCCTCAGTACTGCCTAAGATGTTGGAGAACCTGATCCTGGGCAAGAACACCATCTCCTTTGAGGGCTGTGTAGCACAGCTCTATGCCTTCACTTTCTCAGCCTCAACAGAGCTTATACTCTTAACAGTCATGTCTTATGACCGGTACCTGGCCATCTGCCAGCCCCTTCACTACATGACCATGATGAGCAAGGGGACCTGCATCTCTTTAATGGCCAGTGTCTGGGGAATCGGTACCATCAACTCCCTCATAAATACCATTCTTTTGGCACAGCTGGACTTCTGTGGGCCAAATTTAGTCCAAAATTTCTTGTGTGAGATACCTCCAGTCCTTGCCCTGTCCTGCAGCTCAACCTATCTCAGTAAAATCACGGTTTACATGGCAGACATCATCCTAGGCATGGGAAACTTCCTGCTGGTCATCTTCTCCTATTGcctcatcatcatcaccatcctGAAAATCCAAGGCTCTGCAGGGAAGTGGAAAGCCTTCTCTACCTGCTCCTCACACCTTGCTATTGTTGGCTTGTTCTATTCCACCATCATCTACACCTACATCCAGCCAACTAGCACTGcagtagagaagaaaaacaaaacagtgagcATTATGTACACTTTGGTGACTCCCATTCTGAACCCTCTGATCTACAGCCTGCGCAACAAAGTGATAAAGGCAGCATTCTGGAAAATTGTACCATTTCCCAAGAGAAATTAA